In the genome of Epinephelus moara isolate mb chromosome 14, YSFRI_EMoa_1.0, whole genome shotgun sequence, the window TGCGCTACAGCCGACAGCTCCTTCTGCCAGAGCTGGGTGTGCAAGGTATGGATGGCTACAGACAGTGTTGTTCTGATGTACGGTACAGTAAGCAATCTGTCAAGTGAGATTCATGGCATGACTGAACACAACAGAGTGCATCTTGATTGTCTGCAGGTCAGCTAAAGTTATCACAGACCTCGGTGCTGATTGTGGGCTGTGGAGGACTGGGCTGCCCCGTGGCACAGTATCTTGCGGCGGCAGGCATTGGTGGGTAATCTGTTTGATTAATGCTCAGCATGAACTTGTGCCAAACAAATTAAGTCCTTAACCTTGAAAGAAATGTGCTGTATGGGTGTTAGTAACAATTTAGCTGTCAACGATTTGTCTTTTCCTTTAGGCATGGTCTAAAATTAGAAATCTGGCTCACCTCCCAGTGGCTGGTAAACTAAATAAATGTACCTGTGGATGGGGAGGTTTGCAGCCGTAATTATTCATGTCAGTTTCCAAGAAGATATATATCACACTCCCCATTTTAGAGCTGTTTAATGATTAAAATCAGGTACACTGAGAACACAAGACTATATTCACGGCAAAACTGAACGAAAGCAGATACAGAATTTGAGAAAAAGCAGAAATAACAAGAACTACAGACATAAAAGTGTCAGTCAAGTCTACCAAAATCACACTTTGTTACATTTGGACCCCCGTTACAGAGTTTAATCTTCATGGTCCGCCACCATTATCCATTTATTCTCAAGCCTCTCTGACTGACTTGTTCCAGGGCGCCTTGGGCTGCTGGACTACGACACGGTGGAGCTCAGTAACCTGCACAGACAGGTGCTTCATGGGGAGGAGAACCAGGACCAGGCCAAGGCGCTGTCCGCTGCCAATGCAGTTAAAAGGTGCTGACTGAGAAATGTATCCCCGCACATGTGTGCCAATTCTGCACAAACAGACCTGAAACAGAGACGTTACTGTTTTGATATTATTAGTAAATGCTCTCTAACCATGATAACTGCTGTGTTTCTATGTGTTTTGTGAGCATTTGGTTGCAATGTAATGCATGCTGGCGCTCTTCAGTCTCGCCACAGGTTATATTTGGTTGTGTATTTCTCCCCAGTCTGCAAATATTGtgtaaacatgttattttaGCGACAGCTGTTTTTGGTGCCTTTCTCCCTCACAGTGGCCCTACTGTGGTTAGTACACACATTGTGCAGCCACGACCACATGAGGGCGCCATTTCTCTGACTAGAAAACAACTTGAACAGTGTTTAGGTGCTATGTCACACATACACTCTCTTGATTTAATTGAATATTAATGATAATTTACTACATGCTTACACATCCATACTGCATGcaacttaaaatataaaagtcCAAGATGGTAATTTATGTCATCAAGataactttaatttatttttacactgtttttGATAGTTGAGACAGACAGTAAAGATtaggaggaagagagaagtGCAACGGGGGCCATGTGACAAAGGTCCCATGTCCATTTTCAAATCTCACATGTTGCTGTTTGTGGTTTGTTCTTGCTTTAAGCAAACAACTGTTATGGTCCTAATATGCGTTTTGAAAGGGTTGATAAGAATACTAATCTGTTTGTTtcaaaggaacagtgtgtaaaatttaggtggatttagtggtatctagcaGTGAGAattgcagatttcaaccagctgaaacttctcccgtttaaaattctgtcagtgtttattgttaaggaggtttttacagggcagaggtctccttctctccaaaacaaatggacccagtgattaaaaccaattcaaacactgaataaagcagtttcactttacaattcagtgtttctcagatgCTGTTCGCCTTGTCAGAGACGGGCCGatagcccagcacctgcaatGTGTGctgacctttttttcctctgataacttaaaactcagatgttcaggagatttttttaTTGGGAGTCTAAATATCCACAGAGggctcttcctctccagaacaaatggaCTTGTGATTTAAACtcgtaaaaacactgaataaagcagtttcacttaaaaaaaaaatctgtgttttttgcgACACTGCTTGTCACAGAGGtactgctaactatggtggccaaggcaaaaatgtgaatggccctatttagagccagtgtttattTTGTCCGTTCTgtcctgtagaaacatggctgtgcaacatGGATGAGGTCCCTCCCCCTATGTAGGTATAAATGGCACATTCTAAAGTAACAAAGACATGACGACTCTCATTTTCAGGTgtttatacactgaagaaaacatagttattatattccatttctgccaatatatccccctaaatcctacacactggacctttaaagttcTTATGATGGAGGACCAACCTCTTTGGAAATGAGTTGATATTTTTCAATGTGACTTCATGTCTGCAGGTTGAACTCAACAGTGCAGTGTGTTCCCTACCACCTGCAGCTTTCATCAGAGAACGCCTTGCAACTCATTCAACAGTATCCTGCTGCAAAACCCTCCACCTACATCTGTTACACAGACCAGCTTATTCCTTGTCATGAAACTACCCTGGAGCTGCCACACACTCAGTATTATTCAGGCCTGTGATTGCTTTTATTGCATGAATAGTATTTTAGATCTTCAGATGAGAGATGTGACTAACCATTAATGTAAACACCTTGACTTTGCTGACCTCATATATGACATTGTTGCTGATTGTTCAGACAACGTCCCCACGCGTTATCTGGTGAATGATGCCTGCGTGCTCAGTGGCAAGCCTCTGGTGTCCGCAAGTGCCCTGAGGATGGAGGGGCAGGTAAGGTAGAGAGGACTCTACATTACGTTTGTAATGCCACTTTATCAGCTTAAAAGCCtccttgttgtgtgtttgtgtagctgACAGTGTATAACTACCGTGGAGGCCCCTGCTACAGATGTCTGTACCCAGTACCCCCGCCCCCAGAGACAGTGACCAATTGTTCTGACGGAGGGGTGCTAGGAGTCGGTGAGTCTTGTCTCCTCACTTGCCCCAGAGCCATTAACTTTGTACAGAGTGCAGTCTGTGTACATGATAGTTGTTAGTAAATCTTTCCACTTTTCCGTAAGTTCCAGGGATAATGGGCTGCTTCCAAGCTTTGGAAGTCCTCAAGATCGCCTCTGGACACGGCTGTATCCTTTGGTTTTCTCGTCTGAGCTCCCACATTACATACAGTACCTTCCTTGGGCAGTTTGTTGTTTGATATCAGAATTTTCTGCCAAGTCATCTGGATAAAACAACTGCTGAAAGGGCTTTTATTGTAGCATTGTAAGAGATCTGAAGGGTGTTTTGTGCCTGTGTGATAAAATATAGCGAAAACAGACTGCTGACTCTGCATTTGCCATTCCTATGAGAACGCTTTGTGGTTAAGTGTTCTCATGTTGATATTGAGACACACATCAGAGAAAATACTTGCCCCATCCTGCTCCCTCTCTTGCATTGTGATGCCCATGCTAACACCTGGCCCTTATGCGTCAGCCAGGGAAGTGCTGCACTGTTTTCCTACGAAAACTGAATGTTGTTATGGTGCTCGTACACAAAAGGGGAGACATGCCAGCTGATTTTGTGAATCGAGCAACGTGATGATGTTTTTCACAAAGTAGTCTTTTCCTTGACCCGGCGCGCCAGCTTCCTGCGGACAGCAGCTGGTGATGTTTGACGCTCAAGATGCCAGATTCAGGTCCATCAAGTTGCGGCCCAAGCAGGCCGGCTGTGCGGTGTGTGGAGAGAACCCCAGTGTAACACAGCTGGTGGACTATGAGGCTTTCTGTGGGTCTGCTGCCACTGATAAGGTTGATCATAGGAGAGGGAACTGACAGGGTAGCTCCTGTTATGGAGTTGTGCACATTTTTGCAGGAGGTGTTTCTTACATCAACTGGATTTTGCCGTTTAATAAGACACAGTACATGTCATTATTCTCTAATCATAGGAAaaatctctctctgcctcattTTCCATGTGTTTCAGTGCCGCAAACTCAACCTCCTTTCCAGAGATCAGCGGATCACAGTACAGGTAGGGGATACACAGTCCAGAACAGTTGGCCGTTGCGTGACTCCCAGtatttagtgctgtttattgtATGATTACTCacaattttctcagttttcatGTGCATTCATAAACTGATTACATCTCAGCGCTGACCCAGCCCCAAATGGGAAATGACTTAAAATGTGCCAGTGGATTTTCTATGGGAAAGAATAACATGTCCTATTTGGCAGTGAGCGCAGCAGCAGCGGTGGTGGATTGCATCTGTTTCTGGAGAGTTGGTGCTTTCAAAACCTGCTGAGTCATTAGGCGCAGAGATTGGGATCATGATTGATTGGGCTGTAATCGAGATTGTGCAAGGGGCTCCAGTTAGAAAGCAGTTTTGTTTCCTGTGATTTAAGGAAAAGCAGTTAAAATGTGCAAGTGCAAGTTTCAACATTTGCTATGACTAATTTTGGTCTCCCTGTTTAAGCTGTAGATATAAATCAATGTCTTTTCCCCAGAGATAAAGCCACACCTCTCTTTAATTAAAAAGTTGTTAGTATTTGTGCATTAATGACTGTTTTAATGTGATTCCAGGATTATAAATCAATAATAGACAGCGGAGAGCCCCATCTCTTGTTGGACGTGCGCCCTCTTGTGGAGGTGGATATATGCCACTTACCTTTCTCTCTCAGTATCCTTTTAGAGCTGAAAGCACAAAATCAATCTCCTATTTCCCACTTCTGTGTAATTGTTCTCCTTATATTGTCTCAAGACATTCCCCTTTCAAGTTTAGAGGACAGGAAGAGCGACCATATCCGATTACTCCAGGAGAGAATCAGCCAGTTGCAGCAGCAGATGGAGGGTGACCGCCGGCCTCCAGGTAACATGTCAAAACACCGTTTAGGCTCCGTACATGTTGTTTGAAATGAACAGGCACGTAGAGCCACTTGTGCATATTCACAGTCTACTGTGTGGTCTGGTACTGCAGGGGCCGCGGGCTTATTTTGGACGGCTAGTAACAGGTTGTAATGGGGTTGCTAGGTGACCCCTTTTCCAAAACAAGTATGGTCAACCTGAGCAGCTGGCCTGCTTTAGAGAAATGAATATGCAGAATGTGTATTTTGGTGATGCTCTGGATATTCACTGTGTTGAGCTTTCTTTATCAATGAGCTAAATTTAGCCTTAATACAATCTTGGTTTGCAAAATCAACTTAACTCAATTAGTCAATAAGTCTATTAATACTTTGAATCTGATGtaaattaaaggtatactacgcAGGGTTGTCCGTTACTGTTTGTCAAAACACTTGCAAGcggaaatgaaagtaaaaaccaacctcagattcactctcgtttgaCTTGCTACATTGCGTTATTGTGGCTCTGTGTCTCctggatgcctgctgctcagGATCTGGCACCTGCTCGCTACCTTTTTGTAATGCTCCGACTTCCCCTAAGCAATGTGGGGGTGCACGCCcacatacacagaaaataagaagacagGCAGAGGGCACAGTCGCTGCAGGAAAATACACCGTCACACACTCTTAGTGGGTCATAATTGATGATTGAGAGGAAATACATATGTGtgaggaaaatcctgcatagtatacctttaagatcCACTGGTGTCACCACACTGATGTTTTCTCTTTACTGATTTTCTCCAGTGTATGTGATCTGTAAGCTGGGTAACGACTCTCAGAAGGCGGTGCAGGTTATGGAGAAGATGAGCGGGTCAGAGGTGGACAGCATCACCGTGAAAGACATCAGCGGAGGCCTCGTGGCGTGGGCAAAGCGAATAGACCCCACATTTCCACAGTATTAAtccattttaaatgtgtaaataaactctGCATTATATTTGTCAtctgtgttgatttgttttcttctctgtgtGCACTGAACGTGTTGCTTTCAGGTAAAATGGCATTACTGAACAGCAGAGTCTTACAAACAAAGTGTAACTGTGCACCAGTTCCTAAAATGTGTTGTGTAATCTGCTGTGTTGATCAGTTCATCTCCATGAGCTGGCAGTTAGATAACACGTAAGCATCCTTGCAAAATCCAAGTCTCCcttcctgttttttctttcaattcTTAGAAGTTCTGTTAATTGAACTCATAGCTTCCTCATATCTAAGAAATTTAACCTACACTCTTCATGGTAAGCAGACAAAATGCCACACAACATACCTCTATTTTATCTTTAAATCTCTGCTAAGATAAGTCGGGAGACAACACTAGAGACTTCTTTGTTGTTTAATAAAGCAAAGTGAAATCACTCCACTCCTCCACATTGCTGGGGGCATGTATGAACCCCTTCATGGGCCCCTGAGGACTCCTGGACCCCACATTGGAAACCAGCATACTACAAACCGATCCGGGTCGTGTAGAAGAACGTTTTTTTCTTGGCATGGACAAGTTGAAATAACGGAAAAGAGAAGCACATGCGCATTGGCCTGAGCTCCATCGGAGGCGCCATTGCTTCACAGGCACTGTAGTTCAAGTTTCCTCCCCACACATGGAAAGTCAGTTATGCGGAGATAATAAAAAGACTCCAAGCCCCAGCGACGGCCGCTGCTCTTTTTCCTCGTCAAGCAGGGGGAGTAG includes:
- the mocs3 gene encoding adenylyltransferase and sulfurtransferase MOCS3; translation: MAEEVCCLKAQLEAKEKEIAALKNKLAQLEKSHTSVQELYEKVTPLTPLKAKAVLSNEDIMRYSRQLLLPELGVQGQLKLSQTSVLIVGCGGLGCPVAQYLAAAGIGRLGLLDYDTVELSNLHRQVLHGEENQDQAKALSAANAVKRLNSTVQCVPYHLQLSSENALQLIQQYDIVADCSDNVPTRYLVNDACVLSGKPLVSASALRMEGQLTVYNYRGGPCYRCLYPVPPPPETVTNCSDGGVLGVVPGIMGCFQALEVLKIASGHGSSCGQQLVMFDAQDARFRSIKLRPKQAGCAVCGENPSVTQLVDYEAFCGSAATDKCRKLNLLSRDQRITVQDYKSIIDSGEPHLLLDVRPLVEVDICHLPFSLNIPLSSLEDRKSDHIRLLQERISQLQQQMEGDRRPPVYVICKLGNDSQKAVQVMEKMSGSEVDSITVKDISGGLVAWAKRIDPTFPQY